DNA from Anaerolineae bacterium:
CTTAGTAAGCTCTGGGGTAAATGGTTGTCGAAATTTTGTGCATTATTATTAACCACAGAGAGTACAGAGAACACTGAGTAATTTTATTTGTTTTTATTTATCTTTTTCTCTGTGGCCTCTGCGTGCTCTGTGGTAAAATAAAATTTTATGAAAAAAATAAACGACATTACTGAAACTATAATTGGCTCTGCAATGTCGGTTCATAGGGAACTTGGACCTGGCCTTTTAGAATCAGCCTATGAAGCATGTTTAGCCTATGATATTGCCAAAAGTGGGCTTTCAGTTGAACGGCAAAAAGAATTGCCTGTAAAGTACAGAAATGTTAAGTTAGATTGTGGCTATCGCATTGACCTGTTAGTAGAAAATAAGGTGATCGTTGAAATTAAAGCAATAGACAAATTAGCTCCAATACATACGGCACAGCTTTTGTCATATCTGAAATTATCCGGCTGTAAAGTAGGTTTATTGATCAATTTCAATGTTAAAATTCTAAAAGATGGGATACGCCGATTGATCAATGATTAATAATTATTCACCACTGGCAGCACAGAGAACACAAAGCATTTTTTTGTTTTTTTTATTTAACCTTTTCCCTCTGTGGTCTCCGTGGTCTCTGTGGTAAAAAAACATGAAGGAGGAATTTTTGAAAACTTTATTTAATAAACTCATCAGGCTGGCTTTTATTAGCATTGCCTTTATAATCATTATAGATCTACCTGCTCTTGCCTTTGCAAAACAAAGCAGGATCGCGATCGTTCCGTTTACGATGAATGCTGAAAAGGATCTTGCCTTTCTGCAGGAAGGCATTCTTTCAATGCTGTCATCCCGCCTTTCATGGGAAAACAAGGTCTCTATCATCGCCCGGCAGGAAACAGCCACGGCCGTTAAAACCATCGCCGCCCCTTTAAATGAGGAAAACGCGCGCGAAATCGGCGTGATGCTGAAGGCCGATTTTGTGCTTTTCGGCAGCCTTACCATATTCGGAAACAGCGTGAG
Protein-coding regions in this window:
- a CDS encoding GxxExxY protein; the encoded protein is MKKINDITETIIGSAMSVHRELGPGLLESAYEACLAYDIAKSGLSVERQKELPVKYRNVKLDCGYRIDLLVENKVIVEIKAIDKLAPIHTAQLLSYLKLSGCKVGLLINFNVKILKDGIRRLIND